The Zootoca vivipara chromosome 4, rZooViv1.1, whole genome shotgun sequence genome has a segment encoding these proteins:
- the IL10RB gene encoding interleukin-10 receptor subunit beta, with translation MDLRGWPYLICSCLFWSVHGMVPEPQNVRLHSVMFDTVLQWDPPNFHKGSMNYTVQYKVYGNGFTDLCQRTDVTECNISSIPLHGNYMVRVRTEVEEERSNWVNITFTPFQDTIIGPPAVQAEATIPGVLNVQITDPLVPRDGGKYSIKHFYGQDSMAYKMQIWKKDYDGEQVRYVNITDSSKTLPDLDPGTTYCLRAQVFIVDLNKNGDWSNTLCITTTDNGINTVQLSIILLSVLPLLPLCYFMILHVYRRAKNIFLPSYYLPQHFIEFLSKPFYSSQFLASQSQGEEQAYDKIIVLSEESKNDNESEEQMRNEKQLLQGSHEEILRPKEVSDFTPLVHS, from the exons ATGGACCTACGAGGCTGGCCCTACCTCATTTGCAGCTGCCTCTTCTGGTCag TGCATGGGATGGTACCAGAACCTCAGAATGTAAGACTTCATTCAGTTATGTTCGACACTGTTCTCCAGTGGGATCCACCTAATTTTCACAAAGGAAGCATGAATTACACAGTTCAGTATAAAGT ATATGGAAATGGGTTCACTGATTTATGCCAAAGAACTGACGTCACAGAGTGCAATATTTCAAGTATCCCTCTACATGGTAATTACATGGTAAGAGTTAGAACTGAAGTTGAGGAGGAACGATCAAACTGGGTAAACATCACCTTCACACCATTCCAAGACA CAATCATTGGACCACCTGCTGTACAAGCTGAAGCCACAATACCCGGGGTCTTGAATGTACAAATCACAGACCCACTTGTTCCTAGAGATGGTGGCAAATATTCCATAAAACATTTTTATGGCCAGGATTCCATGGCTTACAAGATGCAAATTTGGAAGAAAGATTATGATGGTGAACAG GTTAGATATGTGAATATAACAGACTCTTCTAAAACATTACCTGATCTGGATCCTGGGACAACATATTGCCTTCGGGCTCAAGTATTTATTGTTGACTTAAATAAAAATGGAGACTGGAGTAACACTTTATGTATCACTACAACTGACAATG GTATAAATACAGTGCAGCTGTCTATTATCCTGCTATCAGTGTTGCCTTTGTTACCTTTATGTTACTTTATGATTTTACATGTTTATCGACGGGCCAAAAACATCTTCTTACCTTCATATTATTTACCACAACATTTCATAGAG TTTTTAAGCAAGCCTTTTTACAGTTCTCAGTTTCTTGCATCTCAGTCACAAGGAGAAGAACAGGCCTATGACAAGATAATTGTCCTTTCAGAGGAGTCAAAAAACGATAATGAATCCgaggaacaaatgagaaatgaaaagcagctgctcCAAGGTTCTCATGAAGAAATCCTTAGGCCAAAAGAAGTTTCAGATTTCACGCCTCTGGTACACTCTTAA